In Azospirillum ramasamyi, a single window of DNA contains:
- a CDS encoding DUF6916 family protein yields MTDISQLSAGLFSPHLNSVFTMTSEEGVVIEATLTSCTESPKGTMPGSPRTAFSLILECPADGLPFFNGASFTVTHPQMPAFGPVHMERILPEAGGSDRAVFQITFN; encoded by the coding sequence ATGACCGATATCAGCCAACTCTCCGCCGGCCTCTTTTCCCCCCATCTGAACAGCGTCTTCACCATGACGTCGGAAGAAGGGGTGGTGATCGAGGCGACGCTGACGTCCTGCACGGAAAGCCCCAAGGGCACCATGCCCGGCAGCCCGCGCACCGCCTTCAGCCTGATCCTGGAATGCCCGGCCGACGGGCTGCCCTTCTTCAACGGGGCGTCCTTCACCGTCACCCATCCGCAGATGCCGGCCTTCGGGCCGGTCCATATGGAGCGGATCCTGCCGGAAGCCGGCGGATCGGACCGGGCGGTATTCCAGATCACGTTCAACTGA
- a CDS encoding phage tail protein — MDPMLGMVFMVPWNWAPADYVRCNGQQMSIQQYAAVYSLLGTVYGGNGSTNFNVPNLQCRMPMGYGQSTLTGAPGVLNVGQLGGAFVSTLNQANIPLHIHTSTFTAGGAGGTSTITGTATLPTSTVIPSLAVNGSITQNSMTTTTIGGTAVPSPTANVLGRGSATNNAYYPTAQANVAGPAASFTLSTDATTIAGSASGPVTLTATGGTGGGTVTVGPNVGGAGIPFGTVSPYLALNFIIAINGTYPMRN; from the coding sequence ATGGATCCGATGCTCGGTATGGTGTTCATGGTTCCGTGGAACTGGGCGCCGGCGGATTATGTCCGCTGCAACGGCCAGCAGATGAGCATCCAGCAATATGCGGCGGTTTACTCCCTGCTCGGCACCGTCTACGGTGGCAACGGCTCCACCAACTTCAACGTTCCGAACCTGCAGTGCCGCATGCCGATGGGCTATGGCCAGAGCACACTGACGGGTGCGCCCGGCGTGCTGAACGTCGGCCAGCTCGGTGGCGCCTTCGTCTCCACCCTGAACCAGGCCAACATCCCGCTCCACATCCACACCTCCACCTTCACCGCCGGCGGCGCCGGCGGCACCTCCACCATCACCGGCACGGCGACACTGCCGACCTCCACCGTCATCCCCAGTCTGGCGGTGAACGGGTCGATCACCCAGAACTCGATGACCACCACCACCATCGGCGGAACTGCGGTGCCGTCGCCGACCGCCAATGTTCTTGGCCGCGGCTCGGCAACCAATAACGCGTATTATCCGACGGCTCAGGCCAACGTTGCCGGTCCGGCCGCCAGCTTCACCCTCAGCACCGATGCGACCACCATTGCCGGTTCCGCGTCCGGCCCGGTCACCCTGACCGCCACCGGCGGCACCGGCGGCGGCACCGTCACGGTCGGCCCGAACGTCGGCGGTGCCGGTATTCCCTTCGGCACCGTGTCGCCCTATCTGGCGCTGAACTTCATCATCGCCATCAACGGCACCTATCCGATGCGCAACTGA